In Microbacterium sp. SLBN-146, one genomic interval encodes:
- a CDS encoding carbohydrate ABC transporter permease, translating to MTATATETSSTRTIVAPHLSGTPRRRRDTGRVVMGLPFVVMTGALAIIFLYPLVWTTISSFSPQAGSAQTDGWGFGNYISLANFQAGIWVYLGNSLFVSLLTVVLTLATSFFGGYAFARFHFPGKNLLFLLVLAILMVPYATLLIPLYVILNAIGLNNSLVGVALVLTMFQLPFSMFMMRISFESIPKEMDEAALVDGCNSFSALWRVLLPAVKPGLITVGLFAFLTAWNDFIAPLILISDTNRMTLPLAVANLRGQVMGVIDYGATEAGVVVLALPCVVLFLVLQRHYVRGFMSGAFKG from the coding sequence ATGACCGCGACAGCCACCGAAACGTCATCGACGCGAACGATCGTCGCCCCGCATCTGAGTGGGACGCCGCGACGCCGGCGCGACACGGGTCGCGTCGTCATGGGACTGCCCTTCGTCGTCATGACGGGCGCCCTCGCCATCATCTTCCTCTACCCCCTCGTCTGGACGACCATCTCGTCGTTCAGTCCGCAGGCTGGATCGGCCCAGACGGACGGGTGGGGATTCGGCAACTACATCTCCCTCGCCAATTTCCAGGCCGGCATCTGGGTCTACCTCGGCAACTCCCTCTTCGTGTCGCTCCTCACCGTGGTGCTGACGCTCGCGACGTCGTTCTTCGGCGGGTATGCGTTCGCGCGCTTCCACTTCCCCGGGAAGAACCTCCTGTTCCTCCTCGTGCTGGCGATCCTGATGGTTCCGTACGCGACGCTGCTGATCCCGCTCTACGTGATCCTCAATGCGATCGGCCTCAACAACTCGCTCGTCGGGGTCGCGCTCGTGCTGACGATGTTCCAGCTGCCGTTCTCGATGTTCATGATGCGGATCTCCTTCGAGTCCATTCCGAAGGAGATGGACGAAGCGGCGCTCGTCGACGGATGCAACAGCTTCAGCGCCCTGTGGCGTGTACTGCTGCCCGCCGTGAAGCCCGGCCTCATCACCGTCGGCCTCTTCGCGTTCCTCACCGCTTGGAACGACTTCATCGCGCCACTCATCCTCATCAGCGACACGAACCGGATGACGCTTCCGCTCGCCGTGGCGAACCTCCGCGGCCAGGTGATGGGCGTCATCGACTACGGCGCGACAGAGGCCGGTGTCGTCGTGCTGGCGCTGCCGTGTGTCGTGCTGTTCCTCGTGTTGCAGCGCCACTACGTCCGTGGATTCATGTCGGGAGCGTTCAAGGGATGA
- a CDS encoding NAD(P)-dependent oxidoreductase, which yields MRIALTGSTGKLGTVVARELRANGIDVIGLDMVGTRGPDFVQVDLTDYGQVIDALGGVNDRHDGVDAVVHLGAIPAPGIRSDVATFHNNMTATFNVFHAAIRLGIDRIVYASSETVLGLPFDAPPPYIPVDEEYAPRPESVYSLVKTLEERLAVELVRWHPQLSITALRFSNVMVPEDYAEFPSFDADPMVRKWNLWGYIDARDGAHAVQRALEVAPAGFDQFIIASPDTVMSRPNSELIAEVFPNVPVTREVGDHETLLSIDKARRLLGYDPQHSWRDQVG from the coding sequence ATGCGAATCGCTCTCACCGGCTCCACCGGCAAGCTCGGAACCGTCGTCGCCCGGGAACTCCGCGCTAACGGCATCGACGTCATCGGCCTCGACATGGTCGGCACACGCGGGCCCGACTTCGTCCAGGTCGACCTCACCGACTATGGCCAGGTCATCGACGCTCTCGGCGGTGTGAACGATCGTCACGACGGTGTCGATGCGGTCGTCCACCTCGGCGCGATCCCGGCCCCCGGCATCCGAAGCGATGTCGCGACGTTCCACAACAACATGACGGCGACCTTCAACGTCTTCCACGCCGCCATCCGCCTCGGCATCGACCGGATCGTCTACGCATCGAGCGAGACCGTCCTGGGTCTGCCCTTCGACGCGCCACCGCCCTACATCCCGGTCGACGAGGAGTACGCGCCGCGTCCGGAGTCCGTCTACTCGCTCGTCAAGACGCTCGAGGAACGACTCGCGGTCGAGCTCGTGCGGTGGCATCCCCAGCTGTCGATCACGGCTCTGCGCTTCTCGAACGTCATGGTGCCGGAGGACTACGCGGAGTTCCCGTCGTTCGATGCCGACCCGATGGTGCGCAAGTGGAACCTGTGGGGCTACATCGATGCTCGCGACGGCGCGCACGCCGTGCAGCGCGCGCTCGAGGTCGCCCCGGCGGGCTTCGATCAGTTCATCATCGCGTCGCCCGACACCGTCATGTCGCGCCCCAACTCGGAGCTCATCGCCGAGGTCTTCCCGAATGTGCCGGTCACGCGCGAGGTCGGCGACCACGAGACTCTGCTGTCCATCGACAAGGCACGCCGGTTGCTCGGCTACGACCCGCAGCACAGCTGGCGCGATCAGGTCGGATGA
- a CDS encoding DUF1992 domain-containing protein, with the protein MTEDPRLAAARYRQERDGEDASGDAADEPARPPTRQERAAYVETAIQQAIRRGDFDDLPGAGKPIPNLGASHDPDWWIRRKIQQEQLTGLGPPAIMLRVESAELEERLDALSRESDVREHLDDFNRRVVEARRQLLGGPPVVTPTRDVDAEVAAWHERRATRAAAAAVETDGTPARRRRFWWRGR; encoded by the coding sequence ATGACGGAAGACCCTCGCCTCGCCGCCGCGCGCTACCGTCAGGAGCGCGATGGCGAGGATGCTTCCGGCGACGCCGCAGACGAACCGGCACGCCCGCCGACACGGCAGGAGCGCGCCGCCTACGTCGAGACGGCGATCCAGCAAGCGATCCGTCGCGGAGACTTCGACGACCTGCCGGGGGCGGGCAAACCCATCCCGAACCTCGGCGCGAGCCACGACCCCGACTGGTGGATCCGACGCAAGATCCAGCAGGAGCAGCTGACGGGACTCGGACCGCCCGCCATCATGCTGCGGGTCGAAAGCGCCGAGCTGGAGGAGCGCCTCGACGCACTGTCACGCGAGTCCGACGTGCGCGAGCATCTCGACGACTTCAACCGTCGGGTCGTCGAAGCCCGTCGACAGTTGCTCGGCGGTCCGCCCGTCGTGACGCCGACGCGCGACGTCGACGCCGAGGTCGCGGCCTGGCACGAGCGTCGGGCGACTCGCGCAGCAGCAGCAGCGGTGGAGACGGATGGAACACCCGCACGCCGACGTCGGTTCTGGTGGCGGGGTCGCTGA
- a CDS encoding glycoside hydrolase family 127 protein, with the protein MTMQITTPAPQAPAIPGRGRLRPLGQHEVRITGGFWGERQDVNARNTLAHIGGRLESEGWLPNFDLAAAGTLPTGRRGREFSDSETYKYLEALAWEIGRTDDAELDKTFRAVVARVAAAQDSDGYLNTNFGHPGQEPRWSNLEWGHELYCLGHLFQAAVARERTRPGADDGLLPVARAAADLVCREFGPDGRSAICGHAEIELGLAELSRVTGDERYLAQARLFVERHGRGTLRDIEWGREYYQDDVSVREAEVLRGHAVRANYLAAGSVDVAVESHDDELLNALRRQWSRTVARRTYITGGQGSHHQDEAFGFDWELPPDRAYSETCAGVGSIMFSWRMLLNDGDPRYADLIERTLYNVVATSPSADGRAFFYANTLHQREAGAPVDPSATSPRAGSALRAPWFDVSCCPPNVARTLASLDAYVATADDTGVQLHQYVPASITTTLPDGRVVAFDVETDYPRDGRVRVVARSEGEWTLGLRVPSWASSAMVRIEPAAGDAEERTVSPGQVDVKRVFAAGDAVILDLPMQPRFTRPDTRIDAVRSSVAVERGPEVLALESVDLGGDVSDAVVDVSSPPAERDGRVWVRIAQRVSTDTGWPYRSTTDEPLADGVEVPLVAYHEWGERGPSTMRIWIPSAE; encoded by the coding sequence ATGACAATGCAGATCACCACACCGGCGCCGCAGGCGCCCGCAATCCCCGGGAGGGGGCGCCTGCGGCCCCTCGGTCAGCACGAGGTGCGCATCACGGGAGGCTTCTGGGGCGAGCGGCAAGACGTCAACGCCCGGAACACCCTCGCCCACATCGGCGGACGCCTGGAGTCCGAAGGCTGGCTCCCGAACTTCGACCTCGCCGCGGCGGGGACGCTCCCGACAGGGCGGCGCGGACGCGAATTCTCCGACTCCGAGACCTACAAGTACCTCGAGGCGCTTGCCTGGGAAATAGGACGGACGGACGATGCCGAGCTCGATAAAACGTTTCGGGCCGTCGTCGCCCGAGTCGCGGCGGCGCAGGACTCCGACGGGTATCTCAACACCAACTTCGGGCACCCCGGTCAAGAGCCCCGGTGGTCGAACCTCGAGTGGGGCCACGAGCTGTACTGCCTCGGCCACCTGTTCCAGGCTGCGGTCGCCCGCGAGCGCACACGTCCCGGCGCGGACGACGGACTCCTCCCCGTCGCCCGCGCCGCGGCCGACCTCGTCTGCCGGGAGTTCGGCCCGGACGGACGATCGGCCATCTGCGGTCACGCCGAGATCGAACTCGGACTCGCCGAGCTGTCGCGCGTCACGGGCGACGAGCGCTATCTCGCACAGGCTCGGCTGTTCGTCGAACGCCACGGGCGGGGAACGCTCCGCGACATCGAGTGGGGCCGCGAGTACTACCAGGACGACGTCTCCGTGCGTGAGGCCGAAGTGCTCCGAGGCCACGCCGTGCGGGCGAACTACCTCGCCGCCGGATCGGTCGATGTCGCCGTGGAGTCCCACGACGACGAACTGCTGAACGCCCTCCGCCGCCAGTGGAGTCGGACCGTCGCACGCCGCACCTACATCACGGGTGGGCAGGGCTCCCACCACCAGGACGAGGCCTTCGGCTTCGATTGGGAGCTTCCGCCCGACCGGGCCTACTCGGAGACGTGCGCGGGCGTGGGATCGATCATGTTCTCGTGGCGGATGCTCCTCAACGACGGAGATCCCCGTTACGCCGACCTCATCGAGCGCACGCTGTACAACGTCGTGGCGACCTCGCCCAGCGCAGACGGACGCGCGTTCTTCTACGCCAATACGCTGCACCAGCGCGAGGCGGGGGCGCCCGTCGACCCATCGGCGACCTCGCCCCGCGCCGGGTCGGCATTGCGTGCCCCGTGGTTCGACGTCTCGTGCTGTCCGCCGAACGTCGCGCGAACGCTCGCGAGTCTCGACGCGTACGTTGCGACAGCGGATGACACGGGGGTTCAGCTGCATCAGTACGTCCCCGCGTCGATCACGACGACCCTCCCCGACGGACGGGTGGTCGCGTTCGACGTCGAGACGGACTATCCGCGCGACGGCCGCGTGCGCGTCGTGGCGCGCTCGGAGGGAGAGTGGACGCTCGGCCTTCGCGTGCCGTCGTGGGCGTCAAGCGCGATGGTGCGTATCGAGCCCGCCGCGGGAGATGCCGAGGAACGTACCGTGTCCCCGGGGCAGGTGGACGTGAAGCGCGTGTTCGCCGCCGGCGACGCCGTGATCCTGGATCTGCCGATGCAGCCGCGGTTCACACGCCCCGACACGCGTATCGACGCGGTTCGCTCGTCGGTCGCGGTAGAGCGCGGCCCGGAGGTGCTGGCCCTGGAGTCCGTCGACCTCGGGGGGGATGTCAGCGACGCTGTCGTGGACGTGTCGAGCCCGCCCGCGGAGCGCGACGGTCGTGTGTGGGTGCGGATCGCGCAGCGCGTGTCGACGGACACCGGGTGGCCCTATCGATCCACGACGGACGAGCCGCTGGCTGACGGCGTCGAGGTGCCCCTCGTCGCGTACCACGAGTGGGGCGAGCGTGGCCCGTCGACGATGCGGATCTGGATCCCGTCTGCCGAGTGA
- a CDS encoding sugar ABC transporter substrate-binding protein, producing MITTRRRAALRAATAFVTAGALIGSLAACAGGGGDSPAPAESIPAEGIDDGSTLTLWTRAPLERQAKLLVEAYNDSHENQVELTVVPNDDYVAKVGAAAGSGGLPDLFAADIVYVPNWVQQGLFTDITEQIDGLDFKDTINKGHLAAGTYDGQEHVLPFVLDLSMLMWNKELFAEAGLDPEKAPETLAEFAEAAQAVQDLGKPGVSGTSAGLNCGGCLVFTWFPSIWASGDQVMNEDGTESLLASDTAKEVYSTWKGLYDGGAVAPGSAEETGATWVAGFQEGNVGIMPYPATLLSALEFDAGVAGLPGVDGGVSTFVGGDGIGISKDSDLSAQAWNFLAWMMSDEAQVQVLAKDGNAVSRSDLANNEYAAEDPRLVTINEVASEGDTPVALQFQQAFNAPGSPWLTLIRDAVMGDAENIDADNDAITDVLSQ from the coding sequence ATGATCACCACCCGACGACGTGCCGCACTACGCGCGGCCACCGCATTCGTCACAGCGGGCGCCCTCATCGGCAGCCTCGCAGCCTGCGCCGGCGGCGGAGGAGACAGCCCCGCACCGGCCGAGTCGATTCCCGCTGAGGGCATCGACGACGGCTCGACGCTCACCCTGTGGACACGCGCGCCGCTCGAGCGTCAGGCGAAGCTCCTGGTCGAGGCCTACAACGACAGCCACGAGAACCAGGTCGAGCTGACGGTCGTTCCCAACGACGACTATGTCGCGAAGGTGGGAGCCGCTGCCGGCTCCGGCGGCCTCCCCGACCTGTTCGCCGCCGACATCGTCTACGTGCCCAACTGGGTGCAGCAGGGCCTGTTCACCGACATCACGGAGCAGATCGACGGCCTGGACTTCAAGGACACGATCAACAAGGGCCACCTCGCGGCGGGGACCTATGACGGCCAGGAGCACGTGCTTCCGTTCGTCCTGGACCTGTCGATGCTCATGTGGAACAAGGAGCTCTTCGCCGAGGCGGGCCTCGACCCCGAGAAGGCACCCGAGACCCTCGCCGAGTTCGCCGAGGCGGCGCAGGCCGTGCAGGATCTCGGCAAGCCGGGCGTCTCGGGAACATCCGCGGGACTCAACTGCGGCGGATGCCTCGTCTTCACGTGGTTCCCGAGCATCTGGGCATCGGGCGACCAGGTGATGAACGAGGACGGCACCGAGTCGCTTCTGGCATCCGACACGGCCAAAGAGGTCTACTCCACGTGGAAGGGCCTCTACGACGGCGGAGCGGTCGCACCCGGTTCGGCGGAAGAGACGGGCGCGACGTGGGTCGCCGGCTTCCAGGAGGGCAACGTCGGCATCATGCCGTACCCCGCGACCCTCCTCTCGGCGCTCGAGTTCGACGCGGGCGTCGCCGGCCTTCCCGGCGTCGATGGAGGTGTCTCGACGTTCGTCGGAGGAGACGGCATCGGCATCTCGAAGGACTCGGACCTCTCGGCCCAGGCGTGGAACTTCCTCGCGTGGATGATGTCGGACGAGGCGCAGGTGCAGGTGCTCGCGAAGGACGGCAACGCCGTCTCGCGCTCCGATCTCGCCAACAACGAATACGCCGCGGAGGACCCCCGTCTCGTCACGATCAACGAGGTCGCGAGCGAAGGCGACACTCCCGTCGCGCTGCAGTTCCAGCAGGCGTTCAACGCTCCCGGCAGCCCGTGGCTGACGCTCATCCGCGATGCCGTCATGGGCGACGCGGAGAACATCGACGCGGACAACGACGCCATCACGGACGTCCTCAGCCAGTGA
- a CDS encoding HNH endonuclease signature motif containing protein, whose product MHSKRLVVFTDGDAAILADVVAEVQKTQAVIAAAQAAQTRALARAGDLARTQAVRSRRNVRDHDMALRGIAAEVAGAMRLADRSVQRQIGDALNLVEEYPQTVDAWEAGEITRGHVRAIVEAGAPLPPEARAGFEHEALRRCEGQTPGRVQGELRLLAERLHPRTLAERHVEACETRSVRVIPVGDGMSDLCATVPSLLADAIYDRLTQQARSITDVRAQAAADARAAAGEIGDDAADSDTDAMSRLEVIASDTRTMDHLRADLLTDMLLTTQPGADPTRTDDGPGALGAIRAKVQVVVPVLTLLGRDDAAADLVGHAPIDPATARELAGSTRSPLERILTHPVTGAVLHVDTYQRTAAIDRYLRARDQHCRFPGCRLPAIRCEVDHTIDAALGGSTDVRNLAHLCQRHHSMKQFTAWRVKQLPGGVLQWTSPLGHHTLDHPPSLGVHFRPTGDPAETEDPPPNAPPATTAPF is encoded by the coding sequence ATGCATTCGAAGCGGCTGGTGGTCTTCACCGACGGTGACGCGGCGATCCTCGCCGACGTTGTTGCCGAGGTGCAGAAGACGCAGGCGGTTATCGCCGCCGCGCAGGCCGCGCAAACCCGGGCGCTCGCCCGGGCCGGGGACCTTGCTCGCACCCAGGCGGTACGCAGCCGTCGGAACGTGCGTGATCACGACATGGCGTTGCGGGGGATCGCCGCTGAAGTCGCCGGGGCGATGAGACTCGCCGACCGGTCGGTGCAACGCCAGATCGGGGATGCGCTGAACCTCGTCGAGGAGTACCCGCAGACAGTGGACGCATGGGAGGCCGGGGAGATCACCCGCGGGCACGTGCGAGCGATCGTGGAGGCGGGAGCACCGTTGCCGCCGGAGGCGCGTGCCGGGTTCGAACACGAGGCGTTACGGCGGTGCGAGGGGCAAACCCCCGGCCGGGTGCAAGGCGAGCTGCGGTTGCTGGCCGAGCGGCTGCACCCCCGGACGCTCGCCGAGCGGCACGTCGAGGCGTGCGAGACGCGTTCGGTGCGGGTGATCCCGGTGGGGGATGGGATGTCGGACCTGTGTGCGACGGTCCCGTCACTGTTGGCGGACGCGATCTATGACCGGCTCACCCAACAAGCGCGGAGCATCACCGACGTGCGCGCGCAGGCTGCCGCCGACGCCCGCGCGGCGGCCGGTGAGATCGGCGACGACGCGGCCGACAGTGACACTGACGCGATGTCGCGGCTTGAGGTGATCGCGTCGGACACGCGCACGATGGACCACCTGCGGGCGGATCTGCTCACCGACATGCTCCTCACCACCCAACCCGGTGCGGACCCGACCCGCACCGACGACGGACCCGGAGCTTTGGGTGCGATCCGTGCGAAGGTGCAGGTCGTGGTGCCGGTCCTGACCCTCCTGGGTCGTGATGACGCGGCGGCGGATCTCGTCGGGCACGCCCCCATCGACCCGGCCACCGCCCGGGAACTCGCCGGTTCCACCCGGTCACCCCTGGAGCGGATCCTGACCCACCCGGTGACGGGGGCGGTGCTGCATGTCGACACGTATCAGCGGACCGCGGCGATCGACCGGTACCTGCGCGCCCGCGATCAGCACTGCCGGTTCCCCGGATGCCGGCTCCCGGCCATCCGATGCGAAGTCGACCACACGATAGACGCGGCCCTCGGGGGTTCCACCGACGTCCGCAACCTCGCGCACCTGTGTCAACGACACCACAGCATGAAACAGTTCACCGCCTGGAGGGTGAAACAACTCCCCGGCGGGGTACTCCAGTGGACCTCCCCCCTCGGACACCACACCCTCGACCACCCACCATCCCTCGGCGTGCACTTCCGCCCCACCGGCGACCCCGCCGAGACGGAAGATCCACCACCGAACGCACCGCCCGCGACAACCGCACCATTCTGA
- a CDS encoding carbohydrate ABC transporter permease translates to MALTTATRRVRPPRPSRSPLGGPLQGWLYAAPTALFVIALFLIPLVLVLQMSGSDWPLLRGNMGWNFPENYVDAVNHRLFWDSIRFTLLYTVITTVLLIGLGLGLALLVQESTRWKGFLRTSFLVPSALGLASASLLFYVLYSPFAGPFAGLMESWGITFLGTPEGALWSTVFLIVWRYAGFYMLLMLVGLQGIPDDVFEAARIDGASRWQTFRYITVPLLRPTFALTIVLCVTGSLLAFDQFYILTKGGPDNSTMTIVQLIYNVAFQGQNSLGIAAALSVIVLLALIVINVVQLRAFRRPEES, encoded by the coding sequence GTGGCCCTCACGACCGCTACGCGGCGGGTACGCCCCCCGCGCCCCAGCCGGAGCCCGCTCGGCGGCCCGCTGCAGGGCTGGCTCTATGCCGCCCCGACCGCGCTGTTCGTCATCGCGCTGTTCCTCATCCCGCTCGTGCTCGTGCTGCAGATGTCGGGATCGGACTGGCCGCTCCTGCGCGGGAACATGGGATGGAACTTCCCCGAGAACTACGTCGACGCGGTCAACCACCGTCTCTTCTGGGATTCGATCCGCTTCACCCTGCTCTACACCGTCATCACGACGGTTCTCCTCATCGGCCTCGGCCTGGGGCTCGCACTCCTCGTGCAGGAGTCGACGAGGTGGAAGGGGTTCCTGCGGACGTCGTTCCTCGTTCCAAGCGCCCTCGGTCTCGCCTCCGCGTCGCTCCTCTTCTACGTGCTGTATTCCCCGTTCGCCGGCCCCTTCGCGGGCCTCATGGAGTCGTGGGGCATCACGTTCCTTGGTACCCCCGAAGGGGCGCTCTGGTCGACGGTCTTCCTCATCGTGTGGCGGTACGCGGGCTTCTACATGCTGCTCATGCTCGTCGGCCTCCAGGGCATCCCCGATGACGTCTTCGAGGCTGCCCGCATCGACGGCGCCTCCCGGTGGCAGACCTTCCGATACATCACCGTGCCGCTCCTGCGTCCGACCTTCGCATTGACGATCGTGCTGTGCGTCACGGGGTCGCTTCTCGCCTTCGACCAGTTCTACATCCTGACCAAGGGCGGGCCCGACAACAGCACCATGACGATCGTCCAGCTCATCTACAACGTCGCTTTCCAGGGGCAGAACAGCCTCGGAATCGCCGCCGCCCTGTCGGTCATCGTCCTGCTCGCGCTCATCGTCATCAACGTCGTGCAGTTGCGCGCCTTCCGCCGCCCCGAGGAGTCCTGA
- a CDS encoding LacI family DNA-binding transcriptional regulator, whose protein sequence is MATSENASRAATLSDVARRAGVSIATASKALNDRSDVAVATRQRVLQAAEELSFTPNAMAKGLLAGRTGTVGLLTSDLEGRFMIPILMGAEDAFGAGQINVFLCDARGDAIREQHHLRALLSRRVDGIIVVGRQTDPRPSLGQGLPVPVVYAYAPSDDPRDLSLTPDNYSGGRLAVEHLISCGRRRIALITGDPAYAAAQDRIAGARAGLDAAGLELVGEPMFSEWTEHWGRAAAAMLLERHPDVDAIFCGSDQIARGALDTARDFNRSVPDDLAIIGYDNWEVLATNSRPQLTSIDANLQQLGRQAAQRVFDAIDGVDIGQGNHHLPVRLVIRGSTIPRR, encoded by the coding sequence GTGGCAACGAGCGAGAACGCGTCGCGAGCGGCAACGTTGAGCGATGTCGCGCGGCGTGCCGGCGTCTCGATCGCAACCGCGTCGAAGGCGCTGAACGACCGAAGCGACGTCGCGGTCGCGACCCGTCAACGGGTGCTGCAGGCGGCTGAGGAACTGTCGTTCACACCGAACGCGATGGCCAAGGGACTCCTCGCCGGACGCACGGGAACCGTCGGCCTCCTCACGAGCGACCTCGAAGGTCGTTTCATGATCCCGATCCTGATGGGTGCCGAGGATGCCTTCGGTGCGGGGCAGATCAACGTCTTCCTGTGCGATGCCCGCGGCGATGCCATCCGCGAGCAGCACCATCTGCGCGCACTGCTGAGCCGTCGAGTCGACGGGATCATCGTGGTGGGGCGCCAGACCGACCCGCGACCTTCCCTCGGGCAGGGGCTCCCCGTCCCCGTGGTCTACGCCTACGCGCCCTCCGACGATCCGCGTGACCTCTCGCTGACCCCCGACAACTACTCCGGCGGCCGCCTCGCGGTGGAGCACCTGATCTCGTGCGGACGCCGACGGATCGCGCTCATCACGGGCGATCCCGCCTACGCCGCCGCGCAGGATCGCATCGCGGGCGCCCGCGCGGGACTCGACGCGGCGGGCCTCGAGCTCGTCGGCGAACCGATGTTCTCGGAGTGGACGGAGCACTGGGGGCGGGCGGCCGCAGCGATGCTGCTCGAGCGGCATCCCGATGTCGACGCGATCTTCTGCGGCTCCGACCAGATCGCCCGCGGCGCTCTCGACACCGCGCGGGACTTCAATCGCAGCGTGCCCGACGACCTCGCGATCATCGGGTACGACAACTGGGAGGTCCTCGCGACCAACTCGCGCCCGCAGCTCACGAGCATCGACGCGAACCTCCAGCAGCTCGGTCGGCAGGCCGCCCAGCGCGTTTTCGATGCGATCGACGGCGTCGACATCGGCCAGGGCAACCACCACCTCCCCGTGCGTCTCGTCATCCGCGGCTCGACGATCCCTCGCCGCTGA